A stretch of Metabacillus sp. FJAT-52054 DNA encodes these proteins:
- a CDS encoding toxic anion resistance protein yields the protein MNTNELQAMNLEKKEELLETGTNEIKAQLRKEPEVQKLAQNIDHKNQLALLEYGKEPANEISAFSGRILNTIKSSSMEESSALLKHLGKIMDRFDSKDFVEKKGLMAKVFNRGQKVMDKLFSKYQTMGSEIDKVYVEIMKYENEMKGSTQTLEQLYEQNFQYYTELEKYIVAGEMKVEELRAKVPELESRAASGNQLAGMELDTLKNGIELMEQRVYDLEMAKQVAYQSAPQIRLLQRGNTKLIAKINSAFVTTIPIFKTGLINAIAAKRQNLVAQSMNELDKRTNEMLLKNAQNISKQSTEIARMSGSPSIKIETMEETWSIIMKGMQETKAIEDENKKMREEGKVRIEQLQENFKRLEQQR from the coding sequence GCTCGCCCAAAACATCGATCATAAAAACCAGCTTGCCCTGCTGGAGTATGGAAAAGAGCCGGCAAATGAAATTTCTGCCTTTTCCGGCAGAATTCTAAATACGATTAAATCAAGCAGCATGGAAGAATCCAGTGCGCTCTTAAAGCACCTTGGGAAAATCATGGACCGCTTCGACAGCAAGGATTTTGTGGAGAAAAAGGGCTTGATGGCAAAAGTGTTCAACCGCGGCCAAAAAGTGATGGACAAGCTGTTTTCCAAATACCAGACGATGGGCTCGGAAATCGACAAGGTGTACGTAGAAATCATGAAGTATGAAAATGAAATGAAGGGCTCTACTCAGACGCTTGAACAGCTGTATGAGCAGAACTTTCAGTACTACACCGAGCTTGAGAAATATATTGTCGCAGGCGAAATGAAAGTCGAAGAACTCCGGGCAAAGGTTCCCGAGCTTGAGAGCAGGGCGGCAAGCGGCAATCAGCTTGCAGGAATGGAACTGGATACGCTGAAAAACGGAATCGAGCTAATGGAACAAAGAGTCTATGACCTGGAAATGGCCAAGCAGGTGGCCTATCAGTCAGCACCGCAAATCCGCCTTCTGCAAAGAGGAAACACCAAGCTCATCGCGAAAATCAATTCCGCTTTCGTAACGACCATCCCTATTTTTAAAACAGGGTTGATTAATGCAATTGCAGCGAAAAGACAAAACCTTGTCGCCCAATCCATGAACGAATTGGATAAGCGCACAAACGAAATGCTGCTCAAAAACGCTCAGAACATTTCGAAGCAAAGCACGGAGATTGCGAGAATGTCCGGCAGCCCGAGCATTAAGATCGAAACGATGGAAGAAACATGGAGCATCATTATGAAAGGGATGCAGGAAACAAAGGCCATTGAAGATGAAAACAAAAAGATGCGCGAAGAAGGCAAGGTGCGGATCGAGCAGCTTCAGGAGAATTTCAAGCGGCTTGAACAGCAGCGCTAA
- a CDS encoding VWA domain-containing protein, protein MSTINLMKKNVQIVLEKKQLAGVTARVGLVLDISGSMRKLYKNGTVQKVVERILAVASQFDDDGMLDVWVYDNEFARLKPVTERDFNGYVENVILSDSLIHKFGRNDEPPVMEDVIRKYTSEESSKDPAFIVFINDGGCKKTIKKPVVESSNQPIFWQFVGIGDSNFEVLENLDTMEGRYIDNASFFHIQDAETVTDEELYSQLLDEFPSWIQEAKAKGIL, encoded by the coding sequence TTGAGCACGATTAATCTGATGAAAAAGAATGTGCAAATTGTTCTCGAGAAAAAGCAGCTGGCCGGGGTAACAGCCCGAGTCGGCCTTGTACTCGATATCTCAGGCTCAATGAGAAAGCTCTATAAAAACGGGACAGTCCAAAAGGTAGTGGAGAGGATCCTTGCCGTTGCCAGCCAATTTGATGACGATGGCATGCTTGACGTTTGGGTATACGACAATGAATTTGCCCGTCTCAAGCCGGTTACGGAAAGGGATTTTAACGGCTATGTCGAAAACGTAATCCTTTCTGACTCTCTGATCCATAAATTCGGACGGAACGATGAGCCCCCTGTCATGGAGGATGTCATCCGAAAATATACGAGCGAAGAATCCAGCAAGGATCCCGCTTTCATTGTGTTTATTAATGACGGCGGCTGCAAAAAGACCATAAAAAAACCTGTCGTTGAATCCTCAAACCAGCCGATCTTCTGGCAATTTGTCGGGATTGGCGACAGCAATTTTGAAGTGCTGGAAAACCTGGATACGATGGAAGGGCGGTACATCGATAACGCCAGCTTTTTTCACATTCAGGATGCAGAAACAGTGACAGACGAAGAGCTGTACAGCCAGCTCCTGGACGAATTTCCATCATGGATTCAGGAAGCGAAGGCAAAGGGAATACTGTAA
- a CDS encoding DUF4184 family protein produces MNTLHHGFWTYMIFRRKKQFVKYFVIGSMAPDFIYFIMFFYLLLKSLLLNVLGFTETAFSLRSAVHGLFDEPVTIVLRQGGHSLFVWVLAFILIAAISRKLWVNAWLAFLYGWLGHILIDLLTHVQDAVPLFYPISDKIYRGPISYYDRDFFGREFSMINTAMIGIAILYLIIEKSRKRRRLKKNSYTAGQ; encoded by the coding sequence TTGAATACGCTGCACCATGGTTTTTGGACTTATATGATCTTCCGCCGAAAGAAGCAATTCGTAAAATACTTTGTCATTGGCAGCATGGCACCGGATTTTATATATTTCATCATGTTTTTCTACTTGCTATTAAAAAGTTTGCTGCTGAACGTCCTTGGCTTTACAGAAACGGCTTTTTCGCTTCGCAGCGCTGTTCATGGACTATTTGACGAACCAGTCACGATCGTTTTGAGACAAGGGGGGCATTCGCTCTTTGTATGGGTGCTTGCTTTTATCCTGATTGCCGCCATATCGCGCAAGCTATGGGTCAACGCCTGGCTCGCATTCTTATACGGATGGCTCGGGCATATTTTAATTGATCTCCTTACCCATGTACAGGACGCGGTACCGCTTTTTTATCCCATAAGCGATAAAATTTACCGCGGTCCAATTTCTTATTATGACCGGGATTTTTTCGGAAGGGAATTCAGTATGATTAATACGGCCATGATTGGAATAGCTATTTTGTATTTGATCATTGAAAAATCAAGAAAACGCCGCCGGCTTAAAAAGAATTCATATACCGCCGGTCAATAG
- a CDS encoding FAD-dependent oxidoreductase: protein MNTIILAGGGHAHLAGIADGSLRHFPHTEVILISPSRYQYYSGMFSGFTEGIYSEEQIRIDLSVLSQKHGFTFIEEEITAIDEAAKEVITSSGRSFSYGLLSLDIGSAQASSPSILPIKPNYSFPEAIRSFREGDQPVIVGGGASGVELSLAAAGYRRLNEIGSPVTLISGGPLLSSAHNQKLLQICQQKGVTVIQNKKARLLGSEAIDAGEDTRIPFSHLLWLGGPEAPSLFKNSGLRIDGNGFLPVDERLMHSPSIFGAGDCVSITRYPELPKNGVYAVRQSKVLWENLKRTAEKRELVPFQPQRRFLAILSTGGKAGFLTYGRFHYHGKTAWNLKHAIDRRYMNSF from the coding sequence ATGAACACGATTATCCTTGCCGGCGGCGGGCATGCCCATCTTGCTGGGATTGCCGATGGCTCATTGAGGCATTTTCCGCATACGGAAGTTATCCTTATTTCTCCGTCGCGCTATCAATATTATTCCGGCATGTTTTCCGGATTTACGGAGGGAATTTACAGCGAGGAGCAAATCCGCATAGACCTTAGCGTTTTATCCCAAAAGCATGGCTTTACCTTCATTGAAGAAGAAATAACGGCGATAGATGAGGCAGCTAAAGAGGTCATAACATCCTCCGGGCGCTCTTTTTCCTATGGCTTGCTGTCATTGGATATTGGCTCCGCTCAAGCAAGCTCCCCCTCCATTCTGCCGATTAAACCGAATTACTCTTTTCCGGAAGCAATCCGTTCCTTTAGAGAAGGAGATCAGCCTGTTATTGTCGGCGGTGGTGCTTCAGGAGTGGAGCTTTCTCTTGCAGCAGCTGGTTATCGGCGTCTGAACGAAATCGGGAGCCCTGTTACGCTGATCAGCGGAGGGCCCCTGCTTTCTTCCGCACACAATCAAAAACTTCTTCAAATCTGCCAGCAAAAAGGGGTTACCGTGATTCAAAATAAAAAAGCCCGGCTGCTTGGCAGCGAGGCGATTGATGCGGGAGAAGATACACGGATTCCTTTTTCCCATTTGCTTTGGCTGGGCGGCCCCGAGGCTCCTTCTCTTTTTAAAAACTCCGGACTTCGTATTGACGGGAATGGGTTTTTACCGGTTGATGAACGCTTAATGCATAGCCCTTCCATTTTTGGGGCGGGAGATTGCGTGTCCATCACCCGATATCCAGAGCTGCCGAAAAACGGAGTTTACGCAGTCCGCCAATCCAAAGTGCTGTGGGAAAACCTGAAAAGAACGGCTGAAAAACGGGAGCTTGTTCCTTTTCAGCCTCAACGGCGGTTTCTCGCTATTTTATCGACCGGCGGAAAAGCGGGATTCCTCACCTACGGCCGATTCCATTACCATGGAAAAACAGCTTGGAACCTAAAGCACGCTATTGACCGGCGGTATATGAATTCTTTTTAA
- a CDS encoding class I SAM-dependent methyltransferase produces the protein MFSLIRRNFSKPKGWIGVITGKIMARENQFINQWTISRLGVRRGDKVLEVGYGPGYALEYILKNYPVVKADGIDISETMKEQASIRLKDYMEAGKTELSAADIGEARIPANTYHKILSVNNYTIWDEPRNGLSHLYEAMIPGGTIAITMQPREENASPNKTKMFGKQIYDDLSACGFERISMKFKRVKPEMTVCVTARKPWK, from the coding sequence ATGTTCAGCTTGATCAGGAGGAATTTCAGCAAACCGAAAGGCTGGATTGGGGTCATAACCGGAAAAATCATGGCCCGGGAAAATCAGTTTATCAACCAATGGACCATCTCCAGACTGGGAGTCCGGCGGGGCGACAAGGTGCTCGAGGTTGGATACGGTCCAGGATACGCTCTTGAATACATTCTCAAAAACTATCCTGTGGTAAAAGCAGACGGGATTGATATTTCTGAAACCATGAAGGAGCAGGCTTCAATCCGCCTGAAGGATTATATGGAAGCCGGTAAAACAGAACTTTCGGCCGCAGATATTGGAGAAGCCCGAATCCCTGCGAATACCTATCATAAAATTCTCTCCGTCAATAATTACACGATATGGGATGAACCGAGGAACGGATTATCCCATCTATATGAAGCCATGATCCCCGGCGGAACCATTGCCATCACCATGCAGCCGCGCGAGGAAAATGCGAGTCCCAACAAAACGAAAATGTTCGGCAAACAAATTTATGACGATTTATCTGCATGCGGATTTGAACGAATTTCAATGAAGTTTAAAAGGGTAAAGCCGGAAATGACGGTATGTGTGACGGCTAGGAAGCCGTGGAAGTAA
- a CDS encoding organic hydroperoxide resistance protein — protein sequence MNALYTATATATGGREGRIQSSDGQLDFAVAMPKGLGGQGGDGTNPEQLFAAGYSACFDSALNLVIRQKRIKTEGTKVTANVSIGKDEADGGFKLEVELEAIIKGVDDATAQELIEAAHQVCPYSKATRGNIDVDLKGRAE from the coding sequence ATGAATGCACTTTACACAGCAACAGCAACGGCAACAGGCGGACGCGAAGGACGGATCCAATCTTCAGACGGACAGCTTGATTTCGCTGTCGCTATGCCAAAAGGTCTTGGCGGACAAGGCGGAGACGGAACAAACCCTGAACAGCTTTTCGCAGCTGGCTACTCTGCTTGCTTCGACAGCGCCTTGAATCTGGTTATTCGCCAAAAACGCATTAAAACTGAAGGCACAAAAGTAACGGCCAATGTTTCCATCGGAAAAGATGAAGCGGACGGCGGATTCAAGCTTGAGGTTGAACTGGAAGCAATCATAAAAGGCGTAGATGACGCGACAGCGCAAGAACTAATCGAAGCCGCTCACCAAGTGTGCCCTTACTCTAAAGCAACTCGCGGAAACATTGATGTAGACCTTAAAGGCAGAGCGGAATAA
- a CDS encoding MarR family transcriptional regulator, giving the protein MDNDSKLKLENQLCFALYASSKEISSMYRPMLEPLKLTFPQYLVMLVLWEGNHLAVKEIGEKLMLDSGTLTPMLKRLEAAGFIQRTRSAEDERKMTISLTGSGEKLRTEASCIPDQVAPKLGLSIEEYKLLLKTLRNLTFHLKQGGNKS; this is encoded by the coding sequence ATGGATAACGATTCAAAACTGAAGCTTGAGAATCAGCTTTGCTTTGCTCTCTATGCAAGCTCAAAAGAAATCTCAAGCATGTACAGACCGATGCTTGAACCTTTAAAGCTTACATTCCCCCAGTACCTTGTCATGCTTGTTCTTTGGGAAGGCAATCATCTGGCCGTTAAGGAAATCGGCGAGAAGCTGATGCTTGATTCCGGAACACTCACCCCGATGCTGAAGCGACTCGAAGCAGCGGGGTTCATACAGAGAACACGTTCGGCAGAAGATGAGCGCAAAATGACGATTAGCCTCACCGGCAGCGGGGAAAAGCTAAGAACAGAGGCATCTTGCATTCCCGATCAGGTTGCCCCCAAATTGGGGTTATCCATAGAAGAGTACAAACTGCTTCTTAAAACCTTAAGAAATCTGACATTTCATCTAAAACAAGGAGGAAACAAATCATGA
- a CDS encoding FAD-dependent oxidoreductase — translation MPNQPIPSTPEPYWRESAELPSFPKLQQSLETEAVIVGGGITGITAAYLLAKEGVKVVLLEADVLLNGTTGHTTAKITTQHDLIYDELMHHIGEEKTKKYFRANDEALAFMRDYAANVSCDFSNQDAYIYTTENKNVTKLEKEYKAYVKLDADCAMADTLPFDLSIKSAIMIRNQAQFHPISYLNQMVQELQEMGAEIYEHTVAVDAEAFDGGAKVITRDGSHIKAKHAISCSHFPFYDGNGFYFTRMYAERSYVLGVKTRQPYPGGMYLSADNPTRSIRATPMNGEDLILIGGDSHKTGQGFDTEKHYESLELFGKVHLGLKETVYKWSAQDLITLDKIPYVGPVTKGKPSILAATGYRKWGMTNGTAAAMMIRDLVLEKENPYQDVFCPSRFIADPSIKTFLSQNLNVAGHLIGGKLDFGSRKKIEELRDDEGALVTHKGQKAAAYKDQQGCLHLVDSTCTHLGCEVEWNHGDRSWDCPCHGSRFSIDGDVMEGPADKPLKKLNTDEA, via the coding sequence TTGCCAAATCAACCGATTCCCTCAACTCCAGAACCATATTGGAGAGAATCCGCCGAGCTTCCATCCTTCCCCAAGCTCCAGCAAAGTCTGGAAACAGAAGCTGTTATTGTCGGCGGCGGCATTACCGGAATTACTGCTGCCTATTTGCTTGCCAAGGAAGGAGTCAAGGTCGTTCTTCTTGAAGCGGATGTGTTATTAAACGGCACAACCGGACATACCACGGCTAAAATCACGACCCAGCATGACCTGATCTACGATGAGCTGATGCACCACATCGGCGAAGAAAAAACGAAAAAATATTTCCGTGCGAATGATGAAGCTCTTGCCTTTATGCGTGATTATGCCGCCAATGTTTCCTGTGATTTTTCGAACCAGGATGCCTATATTTACACGACGGAAAACAAAAATGTGACGAAGCTTGAGAAAGAATACAAAGCCTATGTGAAGCTCGATGCAGATTGTGCAATGGCGGACACCCTCCCTTTTGATTTATCCATCAAAAGCGCAATCATGATCCGGAATCAGGCTCAATTCCATCCTATCTCCTATTTAAACCAAATGGTTCAGGAGCTTCAGGAAATGGGTGCTGAAATCTATGAGCATACTGTTGCTGTAGATGCAGAAGCATTTGATGGTGGAGCAAAGGTCATCACAAGGGATGGCAGCCATATTAAAGCCAAGCATGCCATTTCCTGCTCACACTTCCCTTTCTATGACGGGAACGGCTTTTATTTCACAAGAATGTACGCTGAGAGGTCCTATGTCCTGGGCGTTAAAACCAGGCAGCCGTATCCCGGCGGAATGTATTTAAGCGCGGACAATCCGACCCGGTCGATCCGCGCTACCCCTATGAATGGCGAAGACCTGATTCTAATTGGCGGGGACAGTCATAAAACCGGACAAGGATTTGATACAGAAAAGCATTACGAGAGCCTTGAATTGTTTGGAAAGGTCCATCTTGGGCTAAAGGAAACGGTGTACAAGTGGTCGGCACAGGATTTAATTACGCTCGATAAAATCCCTTATGTGGGACCTGTCACGAAGGGCAAACCATCAATTTTGGCAGCTACCGGATACCGAAAATGGGGCATGACGAACGGGACGGCGGCTGCAATGATGATCCGCGACCTCGTGCTGGAAAAAGAAAACCCATATCAGGATGTGTTCTGCCCATCCCGCTTTATCGCTGATCCAAGCATCAAAACATTCCTATCGCAAAACCTGAATGTGGCCGGCCATTTAATTGGCGGCAAGCTGGATTTCGGTTCTCGGAAAAAAATAGAAGAGCTTCGGGATGATGAAGGGGCTCTCGTCACACATAAAGGCCAGAAAGCGGCTGCTTATAAAGATCAGCAAGGCTGCCTCCATTTAGTTGACTCCACCTGCACACATTTAGGCTGCGAAGTGGAATGGAACCATGGGGACCGTTCATGGGACTGCCCTTGCCACGGTTCGCGATTCTCCATTGACGGAGATGTGATGGAAGGGCCTGCAGACAAGCCGCTGAAAAAGCTGAATACAGATGAAGCATAA
- the msrA gene encoding peptide-methionine (S)-S-oxide reductase MsrA, with protein MTTTQLETATFAGGCFWCMVKPFDELPGIHGIVSGYTGGHKENPTYEEVKAQTTGHAEAVQIQYDPSLFPYEKLLELYWQQIDPTDDEGQFIDRGESYRAIIFYHTEEQRQAAEATKKELVESGKFKKPILTPIREASTFYPAEEYHQDFYKKNPEKYKQERVESGRDAFAKENWN; from the coding sequence ATGACAACCACACAATTAGAAACGGCTACATTCGCAGGAGGCTGCTTTTGGTGCATGGTGAAACCATTCGACGAGCTTCCAGGCATTCACGGCATTGTATCCGGCTATACAGGCGGCCATAAAGAAAACCCGACCTATGAAGAAGTAAAAGCACAAACAACCGGCCACGCGGAAGCAGTGCAGATTCAATATGATCCCAGTCTTTTTCCTTATGAAAAATTGCTGGAGCTTTATTGGCAGCAAATTGACCCGACTGATGACGAGGGCCAGTTTATTGACCGGGGCGAGTCATACCGGGCGATTATTTTCTATCATACGGAAGAGCAGCGGCAGGCAGCCGAAGCCACTAAAAAGGAACTGGTGGAAAGCGGCAAGTTTAAGAAACCGATTTTAACGCCAATCAGAGAAGCAAGTACCTTCTACCCTGCTGAAGAGTATCATCAGGATTTCTATAAAAAGAATCCTGAAAAATACAAGCAGGAACGAGTGGAATCCGGCAGGGATGCTTTTGCAAAAGAGAATTGGAACTAG
- a CDS encoding LLM class flavin-dependent oxidoreductase translates to MKYGFWLPLFGGWLRNVQDEKMPPTFDYAKKVIQSGEKWGYSTTLIAELYLNDIKGPEYDSLEAWTTAAGLAAVTDKIEIMTAIRPGFHNPAVAAKMAANLDQMSNGRFTLNVVSAWWEEEARQYGGIFTEHDERYSRTEEFVEVLKGLWMEDSFSHKGRHYEYKEAKLFPKPVQRPNPILYAGGESPRGKETIARYCDAYVMHGGTVDEVRSKIEEMVRLRETVNENPFASFGMAAYVICRDSEEEAAEELARITDVKESSAYAGFKDFTSKSQLEQQIQLQDYSVSNRGLRPNLVGTPEQIAERIIQFEEAGLDLLLLQFSPQLEEMERFSKTVMPIVERKRTAVR, encoded by the coding sequence ATGAAATACGGATTTTGGCTTCCCCTTTTTGGGGGCTGGCTCAGAAATGTTCAGGATGAAAAGATGCCTCCCACTTTTGACTATGCAAAAAAGGTCATTCAGTCAGGTGAGAAATGGGGCTATAGCACAACTTTGATCGCAGAGCTTTATTTAAACGATATTAAAGGCCCGGAATACGATTCGCTTGAAGCGTGGACAACGGCAGCAGGACTTGCCGCAGTCACTGATAAAATTGAAATTATGACGGCTATCAGACCGGGCTTTCATAACCCCGCAGTGGCGGCCAAGATGGCGGCCAACCTAGATCAGATGAGCAATGGCCGGTTTACGTTAAATGTCGTCTCCGCCTGGTGGGAAGAAGAAGCGAGACAGTACGGAGGTATTTTTACCGAGCATGATGAGCGCTACAGCCGGACAGAGGAGTTTGTTGAGGTTCTGAAAGGGCTTTGGATGGAAGACTCATTCTCCCATAAAGGAAGGCATTATGAATACAAAGAAGCAAAGCTTTTCCCGAAACCAGTTCAAAGACCGAATCCGATCCTGTATGCAGGAGGCGAAAGTCCGCGCGGAAAAGAGACGATTGCCCGCTATTGCGACGCTTATGTGATGCACGGGGGAACGGTGGATGAAGTCCGTTCAAAAATCGAAGAAATGGTTCGTTTAAGAGAAACCGTGAATGAAAATCCATTCGCCTCCTTTGGAATGGCCGCATACGTGATATGCAGGGATTCGGAGGAAGAGGCGGCAGAAGAGCTCGCTCGCATAACCGATGTAAAAGAGTCCTCTGCTTACGCAGGCTTTAAAGATTTCACAAGCAAATCCCAGCTTGAACAGCAAATCCAGCTTCAGGATTATTCGGTGTCAAACCGGGGACTGCGCCCGAATCTCGTCGGGACACCGGAACAGATTGCAGAGCGGATCATCCAGTTTGAAGAGGCAGGTCTTGATTTGCTGCTGCTCCAATTTTCGCCGCAGCTTGAAGAAATGGAGCGTTTTTCTAAAACAGTCATGCCGATTGTGGAAAGAAAGAGGACCGCAGTTCGATAA